The DNA window CAGTCTACGAAAAGCTAAAACTTGTGTAGATACCAATGCCCAGTGGGAGAGTGAAATGACTTAAGCCGAATCTTTCGTGTTCAACTGCTTAGCACAAACAAGATCATCGACATTTTAACCGGCGGTGTTCGCCGCATTTCGTGTCGTGGAGCGTTGACTGATGTCCCGGTAACTTAAGCTAAGTTTTTCACCGATGCGGCAGAACACTACACGGCCGCGGTCATCTTTTTGGCACTATCGATGATCGCCGAAGAGACCTTGTTCAGCGGCAGTACCGTGTCGACGCCACCACGCTTGATCGCCTCATTAGGCATACCAAACACGACAGAGCTATTCTGGTCTTGGGCAATGGTTTCGGCGCCCGCTTGTTTCATCGCCAACATTCCTTCGGCACCGTCGTACCCCATGCCGGTGAGGATGACACCGATCGCATTGCTACCAACGTATTTCGCACATGAATTGAATAGCACGTCGACCGATGGGCGGAACTGATTGACCGGCGGACTTTCGTTCAACTTGACGAGATACCTGGCACCGCTTCGGCCGACCGTCATGTGAAAATTCCCCGGGGCGATCAACGCTTGTCCGGGAATGATCATATCGCCACGCTGTGCTTCCTTGACTTGGATTTGGCATAGGTCGTTCAGTCGTTTGGCGAATCGACCGGTGAACCCCGGCGGCATGTGAATTACGACCACGATGCCGGGGATGTTTGATGGAAGCTTTGGGAGCACCTGAGTGAGCGCCTGTGTGCCACCCGTCGAGGTACCGATAGCGATCACCTTATGCGTGCTCGTGATCAAAGCATCGGTCGACGTGGATTGGACTTTTTGTGCGACCGATTCTGCAGGGATGTCAATTTTGGTGACCTTTGCTCGTGACGCAACACGAACTTTCTCGATAATTTCTTCACCAACATTAGCCATCCCGTTGGTCACATCGATTTTCGGTTTGGTCACAAAGTCGACCGCACCAAACTCGAGCGCACGCAGCGTCGTATCGCAGCCTTTCTCGGTCAGCGAAGACACCATCACGACCGGAGTCGGCCGTGCGTGCATCAGTTTGCTCAAGAACGTCAACCCGTCCATCCTTGGCATTTCGACGTCTAGTGTGATCACGTCGGGCTGCTGAGCGAGAATTTTCTCGCGTGCTTTGTACGGATCACTCGCCGATCCGATTACCTCGATGTCCGGAGCGGACGAAAGAATTTTGGTGATCAGCTGCCGCATCAGAGCGGAGTCATCGACGACGAGTACTTTGATCTTTGACATGTTGCCCCCTAGCCCGGGTCGAACGAATATACGCAGAAAGCATTGCTGCGGAAAACGTTCGTACGGAATTTGTTCGCGTTAAAATAGCGTGATATCGGAAACGGGCTCCGACGACTTTTTAGTCGTTTGAGCTCGTTCCATCTTTTCGGTTTCGACGGTTTTCTTGCGATCCAAGAGTTTCATCTTGGCGCGCCCGCTACAAGGTTCAAATAGAACCTGCATCCCTTGGTTGCCACCCAGAAATTTG is part of the Roseiconus lacunae genome and encodes:
- a CDS encoding protein-glutamate methylesterase/protein-glutamine glutaminase, with the protein product MSKIKVLVVDDSALMRQLITKILSSAPDIEVIGSASDPYKAREKILAQQPDVITLDVEMPRMDGLTFLSKLMHARPTPVVMVSSLTEKGCDTTLRALEFGAVDFVTKPKIDVTNGMANVGEEIIEKVRVASRAKVTKIDIPAESVAQKVQSTSTDALITSTHKVIAIGTSTGGTQALTQVLPKLPSNIPGIVVVIHMPPGFTGRFAKRLNDLCQIQVKEAQRGDMIIPGQALIAPGNFHMTVGRSGARYLVKLNESPPVNQFRPSVDVLFNSCAKYVGSNAIGVILTGMGYDGAEGMLAMKQAGAETIAQDQNSSVVFGMPNEAIKRGGVDTVLPLNKVSSAIIDSAKKMTAAV